The genomic segment ACACCCGGGTGGTGGCGGTGGATGCCGCGGGCAGCGTGCTCTTCGGCGGCACCGCGGGTGCGCGGTTGCTGCCCGGCATGGGTGCCGGGCTGGTCACCGAGCTGTCGTCGGCCGTGGAACCCGACGAGGTGGTGCGGGTCACGGACCTGCAGTGCGTGGCCGGCTGCCGTGCCCTGGCCCGCCGCGAGGGAGTGCTGGCGGGGGCTTCCAGCGGTGGTGTGGTCTGGGCGCTGGGGCAGATCCTGCCTGGCCTGCCCGACGGAACCAGAGTGGCGGCCATTCTCCACGACGGCGGAGGGCCCTACCTGGAGACCGTGCACCGCGATGAGTGGGTGCTGCAGAACCTGGGCGCGTCGGCGGCCGACGTCGAGGACCTGGTGGCCAGCCTCCCGCCGAAGGGGCGCCCGTGCTGAGGGTGGCCGTGGTCGGAGCCGGCCCCAAGGGCCTGCACGCCATCGCCGCGTTGCTTCGTGGTTCGTGGCGCGGCAAGGACCTGCGGGTCGACTGCTTCGACGCGAACCCGCCCGGCCAGGGCGCGGCCTATGCCTGCGGCCAGCCGGACTGGTTGCGGCTCAACGTGCATCCGCGGGTGCTGCATTTGCCCCCACATCCACCCCTCGACGAGTGGCTCGCGGCGCGCGGCACTGACCCGTCGGGTGATGTTCCACGTCACGAGGTGGGCCGATACCTGCGGGCTGCAGCCGACGGCCTGCGGCGCGAGGCGGGGGAGACGCTCGCCTTCCATCCGCACGCCGTCCGCGCCCTGGAGCGGCGGGGCGATGCGTGGCTGGTCCGTCACGACGGCGGGAGCGTGCTGGCCGACGAGGTGCTGCTGGCCACCGGACACGCCCCGGACCACGACCATGCCCTGCGGCACGCGTGGCGGCCGGCCCCCGGCGTCTTGATGGTGCCGGGGGTCTACCCGGTGGCGGACAGCCTGTCGCAGGCCCAGGTTCCGGCCGGCTCGGTGGTGGCGGTGCGGGGTGCGGCCCTGACCTTCATCGACTGTGTGCTGGCCTTGACCGAGGGCCGTCCGCGGGCCGAGTGGCCGCGGCGGATCCTGCCGGTCTCGCGCTCCGGTGCCCTGCTGCTGGCCAAGCCCGCCGTGCCCATGCGGGCCGATCTGGCGGAGCTGCTGGCCCGTCATGCCGCTCAGTTGCCCGGCCTGCTGGCCGATGCCGCGGCGCCCTTCGAGGCCGCCACACGGGCCACGCGGGCTGCGGCGGCTGAGCTGTTGACCAGTCAGGGGCAGGCGCACCAGGAGGCAGTGGCCGCCGTCGATGCCGCGCTGACCACGGGTTTCGACCCGGACCTTGCGCCCCAGGGAAGGGCCCGGGCAGCCCTGCAACGCTCCAACCTGCTGGCCGAACAGGACCATGCGAGTTCACCGTCATGGGCCCTCGGGCGTGCCTGGGCAGCCCTGTACGCACCGATGGTCGCGGGCCTGGCCCATCGCAGTCCGGAAACCGTCGAGTGGCGTCGGTTCTCTGCGGCCAGCGCGGTGCTCGAACGCTTCACCTACGGCCCACCGCTGCCCAATGCGCGTCGGCTGGAGGCCCTGATCTGCCAGCACGATGGCCCCCACGCCTCCTGCACCGCACCGGTCTGCCTGGAGTGGCTCGAGCGCGGCGTCGGGATCGCAGAAGGGATCACCGGGGTCGGTGACGACGAACGACCGGACGTGGTGGTGGACGCGGTCCTGCCCCCGCCTGGTGCGCAGACGGCCCGCACGCCGCTGGTCGACGCCCTGATGGTCGACGGTTGGGTCCGGACCGCCATGCCGCGTCGCGGGCTGGAGGTGACTCCGCACGCCCAGTGCGTCGGGCAGGACGGGTCTTTGACGCCGGGGCTGTCCGCCATCGGACGGCTCACGGAGGACGTGGTCATCGGGCATGACACGCTGTCGGTACGGATGCACGACGAGATCGAACGCTGGGCCGCGCGCCTGGCGTCGGAACTGGAGGCATGATGCGCCAACCTCACGGGGTCGCCCCGCTGACCGCCCGGCTGGAGCCGTGGATGGAGCAGGTCCTCGCCGACGCGGACGGGTGCTCTGCACTGCTGGAGGAATACGGCTCGCCGGTCAACCTGCTGGACCTGGCCGCCCTGCGACGCAATGCCGAGGAGCTCGCAGAGCCGGCCCGGCGCCACGGTGTCGACCTGTTGATCCAGGTGGCCCGCAAGGCCAACAAGGCCCTGGCCGTGGTGGATGCCGCCCGCGAGCTGGGCTTGGGCATCGACGTCGGCGGCCAGGACGAGTTGCTGCAGGTGCTCGGGCGCGGCGTCGACCCGCGCCGGGTGGTGCTGACCGCCGCCGTGAAACCCATCAGCCTGTTGCGGCTGTGCCTCGAGCACGACGTGCTGTGCGCCCTGGACAACCTGGACGAGGCCGAGGAGTTGTCCGGGCTGGCACGGCAGCAGGGTGTGCGGGCCAGGGTGGCGCTCCGGATCCCACCGGACCCGGACAGCGGGCTGCCCCCGTCGCGCTTCGGACTCCTTGCGGAGCAGTGGCTCCAGTGGCTGGCCGGAGCACCGGCGGTGGAGGTTGAAGGGATCCACTTCCACCTGCACGGCTATGCGGCGCTGGACCGGGTGACGATGCTGGGCCGGGCCCTGGTTCTGGTGGACGAGTTGCGGGCCCGGGGACATCACCCGTCGAACATCGACATCGGTGGGGGCGTGCCGATGAGCTACCTCGACGACGGACAGCAGTGGCAGGACTTCTGGACTGCGCACCACGCGGCGCTGGAGACTGGGCAGCCGATCACGTGGCGTGGACACCCGTTGTCGAATGTCTACCCCTACCACCAGGCCCCGGTGCGGGGTGTCTGGCTGGACGAGGTCCTGGGCGCCGGTCTGCTCGGGGGCAGCGTTGCCGAGCAGCTGCGTGGCCGTGGGCTGCAGCTGCGGTGCGAGCCGGGACGGGCCATGCTCGACGGCTGTGGAATGACGCTGGCGCGGGTGGTGATGCGCAAGCAGACCAGCGACGGGCTGGACCTGGTGGGTCTGGAGATGAACCGCACGCAGTGCCGCTCCACGTCCGACGACTTCATGGTGGATCCGCTGCTGGCGCGCCCCGGAACCGCGGGGGCACCCTCGGATCCGGTGGAGGCCTGGCTTGTGGGCGCCTACTGCATCGAGGCGGAGTTGATCTTGCAACGTCGGATCGCCTTCCCCGATGGGGTGGCGGTGGGTGATGTCATCGCCCTGCCCAATACCGGCGGCTACCTGATGCACATCCTGGAGAGCGCCAGCCACCAGATGCCTCTGGCCCGCAACCTGGTGCGTGGCACGGACGGCGGATTCCGGCTCGACGCGATCGATCTCGGCGGGACGTGACAGGCGTGGGTCTGTCAGCGGGCTCTCAGGGATTCACGGCCTCGTCACCGGGCGCCGTTAGCCTGTGGATGTGACCGATCCCACCTCCAATGTGCCCGACGAGCAGCACGCACCGCAGCGCCGCCGCACCCCGCCCGAGCACATCCTGGCCCGGGTGGTGACCGGCATCGTGCTGGCGGCGGTGCTCTTCGTTGCGGTCTTCGCCTGGCGGGTGGTCTATCGCCCGCACCTCGACCAGATGCCCGAGGAGCAGGTCGACGCGCTGCTGGTGCTGGGGCCGTTGAATCCCTGGCGGATCGAGATGGCCGAGGACCTGATGCGGCAGGGCAAGGCCAAGAACCTGGTGCTCTCGACGCCGAACATGCCGTGGGATGCCATGTACTGCGACGAGAAGCACGACTGGCCGGCGTACTGCTTCCCGCCCAACCCGTCGACCACTCGCGGGGAGGCGATCGGCCTGAGAGACCTGGCTGAACTGCACGGGTGGATGAGTTTCGCCGTGCTCACGGTGGACTTCCACGCCGCCCGGAGCCGCTTCATCTTCGAGCGCTGTCTGGGCCAGCCGGTCCCTGTCGTCGGGCGCAACATCTCCGAATGGGATCACCAAAGGCCATACCAGGTGGCCTACCAACTGGGCGGCTACCTCAAGGAGATCAAGCTGGGCCGCTGCCCAGCCTGACCCCCTTGCGGCGGTGCCGGTGAAGGCTCAGTGCTTGCGCTGCTCGGCCAGCCAGGCCGCGCCGATGATGCCAGCCTTGTTCTGCAGCTGGGCGGGCACGATCGGTGTGTCCAGCTCGAGCAGGGGCAGGAACTTGGCGTGCTTCTTGCTCACGCCACCGCCGACGACGAACAGGTCCGGCCAGAAGAGCATCTCCATGGTCTCGTAGTAGCGCTGGAGGCGCTCGGCCCACTCGCTCCAGGAGAGGTCCTTGGCTTCCTTGACGCTCGTCGCGGCGCGGGTCTCGGCGTCGTGGCCGTCCACCTCGATGTGCCCCAGCTCCGTGTTGGGCAGCAGGATGCCGTCGTTGATGATGGCGGTGCCGATGCCGGTGCCAAGGGTGGTGAGGATGACCACGCCCTCGGTGCCCTTGGCGGCGCCGTACTGCACCTCGGCCAGTCCGGCGGCGTCGGCGTCGTTGACGATG from the Luteococcus japonicus genome contains:
- the ppgK gene encoding polyphosphate--glucose phosphotransferase; this translates as MSTVLGIDIGGSGVKGAPVDLDKGEFAADRFRIDTPQPATPEAVVDVVGQIIEHFAEAIGDAPVGITVPAPVRHGKIPMMANLDDSWEGLEAEKFFEDKLGRNVTIVNDADAAGLAEVQYGAAKGTEGVVILTTLGTGIGTAIINDGILLPNTELGHIEVDGHDAETRAATSVKEAKDLSWSEWAERLQRYYETMEMLFWPDLFVVGGGVSKKHAKFLPLLELDTPIVPAQLQNKAGIIGAAWLAEQRKH
- a CDS encoding alanine racemase, encoding MMRQPHGVAPLTARLEPWMEQVLADADGCSALLEEYGSPVNLLDLAALRRNAEELAEPARRHGVDLLIQVARKANKALAVVDAARELGLGIDVGGQDELLQVLGRGVDPRRVVLTAAVKPISLLRLCLEHDVLCALDNLDEAEELSGLARQQGVRARVALRIPPDPDSGLPPSRFGLLAEQWLQWLAGAPAVEVEGIHFHLHGYAALDRVTMLGRALVLVDELRARGHHPSNIDIGGGVPMSYLDDGQQWQDFWTAHHAALETGQPITWRGHPLSNVYPYHQAPVRGVWLDEVLGAGLLGGSVAEQLRGRGLQLRCEPGRAMLDGCGMTLARVVMRKQTSDGLDLVGLEMNRTQCRSTSDDFMVDPLLARPGTAGAPSDPVEAWLVGAYCIEAELILQRRIAFPDGVAVGDVIALPNTGGYLMHILESASHQMPLARNLVRGTDGGFRLDAIDLGGT
- a CDS encoding YdcF family protein, translating into MTDPTSNVPDEQHAPQRRRTPPEHILARVVTGIVLAAVLFVAVFAWRVVYRPHLDQMPEEQVDALLVLGPLNPWRIEMAEDLMRQGKAKNLVLSTPNMPWDAMYCDEKHDWPAYCFPPNPSTTRGEAIGLRDLAELHGWMSFAVLTVDFHAARSRFIFERCLGQPVPVVGRNISEWDHQRPYQVAYQLGGYLKEIKLGRCPA
- a CDS encoding FAD/NAD(P)-binding protein; translation: MLRVAVVGAGPKGLHAIAALLRGSWRGKDLRVDCFDANPPGQGAAYACGQPDWLRLNVHPRVLHLPPHPPLDEWLAARGTDPSGDVPRHEVGRYLRAAADGLRREAGETLAFHPHAVRALERRGDAWLVRHDGGSVLADEVLLATGHAPDHDHALRHAWRPAPGVLMVPGVYPVADSLSQAQVPAGSVVAVRGAALTFIDCVLALTEGRPRAEWPRRILPVSRSGALLLAKPAVPMRADLAELLARHAAQLPGLLADAAAPFEAATRATRAAAAELLTSQGQAHQEAVAAVDAALTTGFDPDLAPQGRARAALQRSNLLAEQDHASSPSWALGRAWAALYAPMVAGLAHRSPETVEWRRFSAASAVLERFTYGPPLPNARRLEALICQHDGPHASCTAPVCLEWLERGVGIAEGITGVGDDERPDVVVDAVLPPPGAQTARTPLVDALMVDGWVRTAMPRRGLEVTPHAQCVGQDGSLTPGLSAIGRLTEDVVIGHDTLSVRMHDEIERWAARLASELEA